One genomic window of Glycine max cultivar Williams 82 chromosome 16, Glycine_max_v4.0, whole genome shotgun sequence includes the following:
- the LOC100792591 gene encoding uncharacterized protein — protein sequence MPTFTAIAFDRLIEPGASKPAYKSAPVPMPVPKKIERRTSEPTIRKKPRPRPQLKPALYATPEVTPLPDAPSSFPPSPYIINHKRRGPRLLKSYSEANVQAKQENLDNENANVKSNDGVITSLDGDLQVTFTSIEPVKEEQVNGVHDTDLSSSSNNKGDLGEAHRESESSGILNGSHLDKVVALNLEREGESEDFFDPHDSMSLKSCTDGEDNTGTDQALKFSAAGGEFFDAWEELSSDGGTQNSHRDIEAELREIRLSLLMEIEKRKQVEETLDSMQSHWERLGQRLSHIGIVLPSDLTAEGGQLSSDPMEDVCQQLYITRFISNTIGRGIARAEAEIEMEAQLQSKNFEIARLLERLHCYETMNREMSQRNQEAVEMARRERQRRTRRQRWIWGSVTTAIAVGTAAIAWSYLPVGRGSTFSVHDQVPEHDDAAN from the exons ATGCCGACATTTACTGCAATAGCATTTGATAGATTGATAGAGCCTGGAGCTTCAAAACCTGCTTATAAATCTGCTCCGGTGCCAATGCCTGTCCCAAAGAAGATTGAGAGGCGAACTAGTGAACCAACCATAAGGAAGAAGCCCCGTCCTCGTCCTCAATTAAAGCCAGCACTCTATGCCACTCCTGAGGTGACACCGCTTCCGGATGCACCCTCTTCGTTCCCTCCTTCTCCGTACATCATCAATCACAAACGCCGTGGCCCACGCCTGCTGAAGAGTTATTCTGAGGCCAATGTGCAGGCCAAGCAGGAGAACCTTGACAATGAAAATGCTAATGTTAAGAGCAATGATGGTGTGATTACCAGTTTAGATGGTGATCTCCAAGTCACTTTCACCAGCATTGAACCTGTTAAGGAGGAGCAGGTGAATGGCGTGCATGATACCGACCTTAGTAGCAGTAGCAACAATAAAGGTGACCTTGGGGAGGCACATAGGGAAAGTGAAAGTAGTGGCATTCTTAATGGATCACACTTGGATAAAGTAGTGGCTTTGAATTTGGAAAGAGAGGGTGAGAGTGAAGACTTTTTTGATCCACATGATTCAATGAGTTTAAAAAGTTGCACAGATGGTGAGGATAATACTGGCACAGACCAAGCATTGAAATTCAGTGCTGCTGGTGGGGAATTTTTTGATGCTTGGGAAG AGCTCTCTTCTGACGGTGGGACTCAAAATTCACATCGTGATATTGAAGCTGAGTTGCGTGAAATAAGGTTGAGTCTATTGATGGAGATAGAGAAGCGGAAGCAAGTTGAAGAAACCCTTGACAGCATGCAAAGCCACTGGGAGAGACTTGGGCAACGGTTATCTCATATTGGAATTGTTTTGCCTTCAGATCTTACTGCTGAGGGTGGGCAGCTGAGTTCTGATCCTATGGAAGATGTATGTCAGCAACTTTACATTACTAGGTTCATATCAAACACTATTGGGAGAGGAATTGCCAGGGCAGAAGCAGAGATTGAGATGGAAGCTCAATTACAATCAAAGAACTTTGAGATTGCTCGACTATTGGAACGTCTTCACTGTTATGAGACCATGAATAGGGAGATGTCTCAGAGGAACCAGGAAGCTGTAG AGATGGCACGGCGTGAGAGACAAAGAAGGACTAGGAGGCAGAGATGGATTTGGGGATCTGTTACTACTGCCATTGCAGTTGGT
- the LOC106796447 gene encoding uncharacterized protein — MTTGRRSSSSRVDNWNIAYAVWTALKDSYAEDSQEREFTLLQQITYLRKEDDQSIGEHIRTFKGLCKNLVAIGKHVPDKEKVFYLLTSLGNEYEPFTTTMIKPPRPSYSELISQLQSHDQRHNWFSHHSNTHNSSTPQVAFYGEQQRSRQFSSQHQRNSQTFTSTGRGFQAQPPNNQNKSQILMSTQQRCPPPPGQRCMTLTEREQYQNEKCQYCDKMGHVAKICWWVSKKPTQSDDIPQALATLTLDNTIA, encoded by the exons ATGACTACTGGGAGACG ATCGTCTTCTTCGAGGGTCGATAATTGGAACATTGCCTATGCTGTTTGGACTGCACTTAAAGATTCATATGCGGAAGACTCGCAAGAACGTGAATTCACACTCCTTCAACAGATCACATATCTCCGCAAGGAAGATGATCAAAGTATTGGTGAACACATCCGCACTTTCAAAGGTTTATGCAAAAACCTTGTTGCAATTGGGAAACATGTCCCAGACAAAGAGAAAGTTTTCTATCTCCTCACAAGCCTTGGAAACGAGTATGAACCATTCACAACAACCATGATAAAACCTCCAAGGCCATCATACTCTGAGTTAATCTCACAACTCCAAAGTCATGATCAACGTCACAATTGGTTCTCCCATCATTCCAATACGCACAACTCTTCCACTCCTCAAGTGGCTTTCTATGGTGAACAACAACGATCTCGTCAATTTTCCTCTCAACATCAAAGGAATTCTCAAACCTTCACATCAACTGGGAGAGGATTTCAGGCTCAACCACccaataaccaaaataaaagccAAATCCTTATGAGCACACAACAGAGATGTCCTCCACCACCGGGACAACGGTGTATGACTCTTACAGAACGAGAACAATATCAGAATGAAAAATGTCAATACTGTGATAAAATGGGCCATGTAGCAAAGATATGTTGGTGGGTGTCCAAGAAACCAACTCAATCTGATGATATACCTCAAGCACTTGCAACCCTTACCTTAGACAACACAATTGCTTAA
- the LOC100793122 gene encoding disease resistance protein RUN1, translating into MALRSFSYDVFLSFRGEDTRYGFTGNLYNVLRERGIHTFIDDEELQKGDEITTALEEAIEKSKIFIIVLSENYAYSSFCLNELTHILNFTEGKNDPLVLPVFYKVNPSYVRHHRGSYGEALANHEKKLNSNNMEKLETWKMALRQVSNISGHHLQHDGNKYEYKFIKEIVESVSSKFNRDHLDVPNVLVGLESPVRQVKSLLDVGRDDVVHMVGIHGLAGVGKTTLAVAVYNSIADHFESSCFLENVRETTNKKGLEDLQSAFLSKTAGEIKLTNWREGITIIKCKLKQKKVLLILDDVDEHKQLQAIIGSPDWFGRGSRVIITTRDEHLLALHNVKITYKVRELNEKHALQLLTHKAFELEKEVDPSYHDILNRAITYASGLPLALEVIGSNLLEKSIEEWESALDGYERIPDKKIYDILKVSYDALNEDEKNIFLDIACCFKAYKLEELQDILYAHYGHCMKYHIGVLVKKSLINIHGSWDYKVMRLHDLIEDMGKEIVRRESPTNPGKRSRLWSHEDINQVLQENKGTSKIEIICMNFSSFGEEVEWDGDAFKKMKNLKTLIIKSDCFSEGPKHLPNTLRVLEWWRCPSQDWPHNFNPKQLAICKLPDSSFTSVGLAPLFEKRLVNLTSLILDECDSLTEIPDVSCLSNLENLSFRKCRNLFTIHHSVGLLEKLKILDAECCPELKSFPPLKLTSLERFELWYCVSLESFPEILGKMENITQLCLYECPITKLPPSFRNLTRLRSLSLGHHHQTEQLMDFDAATLISNICMMPELDGISADNLQWRLLPEDVLKLTSVVCSSVQSLTLKLSDELLPLFLSCFVNVIDLELSGSEFTVIPECIKECRFLSTLTLDRCDRLQEIRGIPPNLKTFSAMDSPALTSSSISMLLNQELHEAGDTDFSLPRVQIPQWFEHKNPGRPIRFWFRNDFPAIVACIAKSDFQGVFDYPDLSVFINGREHKHYGRTPVLEKPCTVLFHLLIEDDLDVSLLENEWNRAEIVCYGSWDECGIHVLKELSSMEDIRFTDPFRKEKFVVQRLRFGKKQRLARVKLLRHNL; encoded by the exons ATGGCTCTGCGATCATTCTCCTATGACGTGTTCCTCAGCTTCCGAGGGGAAGATACTCGTTATGGTTTCACTGGCAATCTCTACAATGTCCTCCGGGAAAGGGGAATTCACACCTTCATTGATGACGAGGAGCTCCAGAAAGGGGATGAAATCACCACAGCACTTGAGGAGGCAATTGAGAAGTCCAAGATTTTCATCATCGTGCTCTCTGAAAACTACGCATATTCCTCCTTTTGCTTAAACGAACTCACTCACATCCTTAACTTTACTGAGGGGAAGAATGATCCGTTGGTTTTGCCAGTTTTTTATAAAGTGAATCCTTCATATGTCCGACACCACAGAGGTAGTTATGGAGAAGCACTGGCTAATCATGAAAAGAAGTTGAACTCTAATAACATGGAGAAACTTGAGACGTGGAAGATGGCTCTGCGCCAAGTGTCTAACATTTCTGGCCATCATCTCCAACATGATGG TAATAAATATGAATACAAGTTCATTAAGGAGATAGTTGAATCGGTGTCTAGCAAGTTTAATCGTGATCATTTAGATGTTCCGAATGTCCTGGTTGGGCTAGAGTCACCGGTGCGACAAGTAAAGTCGCTTCTGGATGTTGGACGTGATGATGTCGTCCACATGGTGGGGATCCATGGACTCGCCGGAGTGGGTAAAACAACACTTGCTGTCGCAGTCTATAATTCCATTGCTGATCATTTTGAATCTTCTTGCTTTCTAGAAAATGTGAGAGAAACTACCAATAAGAAGGGGTTAGAAGATCTCCAAAGTGCCTTTCTTTCTAAAACAGCTGGAGAAATTAAGTTAACAAATTGGAGAGAAGGAATTACCATAATAAAGTGTAAGCTCAAGCAAAAGAAGGTTCTTCTGATTCTAGATGATGTTGATGAACATAAACAGTTACAAGCGATTATTGGCAGCCCTGATTGGTTTGGTCGTGGTAGTAGAGTCATCATCACCACTCGAGACGAACATTTGTTAGCGCTTCACAAtgttaaaataacatataaGGTGAGAGAGTTGAATGAGAAACATGCTCTTCAATTACTTACTCACAAGGCTTTTGAGTTGGAAAAAGAAGTTGATCCAAGTTACCATGATATTTTGAATCGAGCGATAACTTATGCTTCAGGCCTCCCATTAGCTCTAGAAGTAATAGGTTCCAACTTACTTGAAAAAAGTATAGAAGAATGGGAATCTGCTCTAGATGGATATGAAAGAATTCCTGATAAAAAGATCTATGACATACTTAAAGTAAGCTATGATGCTTTGAATGAagatgagaaaaatatttttcttgacaTTGCTTGTTGCTTCAAAGCTTATAAATTGGAAGAGCTCCAAGATATACTTTATGCTCATTATGGTCATTGCATGAAATATCATATTGGGGTGTTGGTTAAAAAATCTCTGATAAACATTCATGGGTCATGGGATTATAAGGTCATGAGATTGCATGACTTGATAGAAGACATGGGTAAAGAAATTGTCCGAAGAGAATCACCAACAAATCCTGGGAAACGTAGCAGGTTATGGTCCCATGAGGATATAAATCAGGTTTTACAAGAAAATAAG GGGACTAGTAAGATTGAAATCATATGTATGAATTTTTCCTCATTTGGAGAAGAAGTAGAATGGGATGGAGATGCCTTCAAGAAGATGAAAAATCTCAAAACACTTATCATCAAGAGTGATTGTTTTTCCGAAGGTCCCAAGCATCTTCCTAATACTTTAAGAGTATTGGAATGGTGGAGATGTCCTTCACAGGATTGGCCACATAATTTTAACCCAAAGCAACTTGCTATATGCAAGTTACCCGATAGTAGCTTTACATCAGTCGGGTTGGCCCCATTATTTGAAAAG AGGCTCGTGAATTTGACAAGTTTAATTTTGGACGAGTGTGATAGTTTAACAGAGATACCAGATGTATCTTGTCTCTCAAATTTGGAAAATTTGTCATTTAGAAAGTGTCGGAATTTATTTACAATTCACCATTCAGTTGGTTTATTGGAAAAGCTTAAAATCTTGGATGCTGAATGTTGCCCAGAGCTTAAGAGTTTTCCACCGTTGAAGTTGACCTCTCTTGAAAGGTTTGAACTTTGGTATTGTGTCAGTCTCGAGAGTTTTCCTGAAATATTaggaaaaatggaaaatataaCACAACTTTGCTTGTATGAATGTCCCATAACAAAACTCCCACCTTCATTTCGAAATCTTACTCGGCTTCGATCCTTAAGTCTTGGACACCATCACCAAACTGAGCAGTTAATGGACTTTGATGCTGCCACCCTCATTTCGAACATCTGCATGATGCCAGAACTGGATGGTATTTCAGCTGACAATTTGCAATGGAGGCTATTGCCTGAGGATGTTTTGAAATTGACCTCAGTCGTGTGTTCAAGCGTTCAATCTCTTACTTTGAAACTGTCAGATGAGCTTCTTCCGCTATTTCTCTCATGTTTTGTAAATGTGATTGATTTAGAGCTATCAGGGAGTGAATTCACAGTTATTCCCGAATGCATCAAAGAATGCCGCTTTTTATCTACCCTTACTTTGGATCGTTGCGATCGTCTTCAAGAAATTAGAGGGATTCCTCCAAACTTGAAAACTTTCTCTGCAATGGATTCCCCAGCCTTGACCTCCTCAAGCATAAGCATGTTGCTGAATCAG GAACTGCATGAGGCTGGAGACACCGACTTTAGTTTGCCAAGAGTACAGATTCCACAGTGGTTTGAGCACAAGAATCCGGGACGGCCAATTCGTTTCTGGTTCCGTAACGATTTCCCAGCCATAGTTGCTTGCATTGCTAAGTCAGATTTTCAGGGAGTTTTCGATTATCCAGATCTCAGCGTGTTCATTAATGGAAGGGAACATAAACATTACGGTCGTACCCCTGTCCTTGAAAAACCTTGTACAGTTCTTTTTCATCTTCTAATAGAAGATGATTTAGATGTATCACTGTTAGAGAACGAATGGAACCGTGCAGAGATTGTATGTTATGGTTCATGGGACGAATGCGGAATCCATGTATTGAAAGAGCTAAGTAGCATGGAGGATATTCGATTCACTGAtccttttagaaaagaaaaatttgtagTTCAGAGGTTGCGGTTCGGGAAAAAGCAAAGGTTAGCAAGAGTGAAGTTGTTGAGACACAATTTGTAG